Within Amycolatopsis sp. cg5, the genomic segment CCGGTGCGGCCGCGCAGTGAGTTGACCACCTCGGCGAGCGCCGTCTCCCCCAGCCTGCGCAACGCCTTGGGCGACAACCTCAGTGAGCCGTCCGGCGCGCGCTCGAACAGGCCTTGGCGGCGCAGTTCGCGTTCCAGTTCGGACAGCCTGCGCGCGTCGACCGACGCTTCGCCGCCGAGCTGGCGTTCCAGCGACTCGAGGTCGATGTCCTCCAGCCGCGCGCCCGGATAGGACTGCGCGAGCTGCTCGGCGAGCGCGTCGAGTTCGGCCAGGTCGCTCATCGCCTGCGCGCCTTCGCCGAGCCCGAGCGGGTCGTTGCCGCGGAAGCGCGCCGACGACGTCCAGTCCTCGCCTGGGCGCAACGACTGCAACTGAGCGTCCAAAGCGGACAGTTGCTGCGCGAGCCGGGGATCGCCGAACGCCTGCTGAGACAGCGCGGCGAGTTCCCTGCGCTGCTCGTCGGTCATCGAGTTGAGCATGCGCTGCGCGGCCGCCGCACGGGCCGCGAGCACGTCGATCAGCTCCTCGACATTTTTCGGGTTCTCCGGGAAGAACTCGCCGTGGCGGCGCATGAACTCGGCGAAGCGGTCCTGGATGTCCGTGACGCCCTGCGCGTGCGCGGCGAGCAGCGCGTTGAGGTCGGTGAGCATCTCGTTGATCCGCTCGACGTCCTCGGGCGTCGCGTTCTGCATCGCCTGCTTCATGCCCTGGAACCGCGAGTCGAGCAGTTCCTGGCCGAGCAGTTCGCGGATGCGCTCGAACTTCTCGCGGCCTTCTTGCGACTGCCACTCGTACTGGCCGAGTTCCCGGACGGCCGCCGCCGTGCCCGCGGGCAGCGCGTCGAGCTGCGCCTCGCGGAACCGGGCGTCGTCGGACGGGTCGGGGAACAGCTCACGCCGCTCGGCGGTCAGCGCGTCGGACAGCAGCTGCTGCACCTCGCGCAGCGTGCCGTCGAGCGAATGCCTGCGCTGGATCTCCGAGCGCCGCTGCCAGACCCGGCGCGTCAGGTCGTCGAGACCGGCCGTCTCCCTGGTGCCACGGCGGAGGATCTCCTCCAGCGCGGACCGCGGCGACGAGCCCGCCATGACGTCGCGGCCGATCTCGTCGAGCGCGTCACGCAGGTCGACCGGCGGCGCCAGCGGGTCGGGACCGTCGTGCCACGGGCCGTAGGAGTAGCCGTCCGGTACCGCGGTCACGGCCCGTACACCGTGGTCGCGTCGTCCGAGTCCTTGGCGAGTTTCCTTGCCAGATAAAGCGATTCCAGCGCGAGTTCGACCGCGGACGCGATGCGGCCAGGCGAGTCCGTCGCGCTGACGCCGGCACGCTGGGCGACCTCGTGCAGCACCGGCAGCTCGGGCAGCGCGGCGAGCACGTCCTTGCCGGGCACGCGCTCGCCGGTGGCGACCAGGTGCCCGTCGGCGACGGCGTCCGCCAGCGGCCGCAGGTCGAGCCCGGCGAACAGGCGACGGGACGTCTCGGCGATCGCGCGGCGCAGCAGGTGCACCAGATGCTCGGTCTCGCGGCCTTCCTCACCGGGCTCGAACTCGATCTTGCCGCGCAGCACCGACGGCACCGAGTCGAGGTCGACCGGCCGCGCGACCGCGGGCTCCTCGCCGGTCAGCGCGGACCGGCGCAGCGCGGCCGCCGCCACCGTCTCGGCCGCCGCGACGGCGAACCGGGCGGAGACGCCGGACCGCTGGTCGATCACGGTCGACTCCCGGAGATTCCGGACGAACCGGGCGAGCACCTCGATCAGCGGCTCGCCGACCTCGGCGACCAGACGCGCCTCCTGGCGGACCACGGCGACCTCGGCCTCGACGTCGAGCGGGTAGTGCGTGCGGATCTCGGCGCCGAAGCGGTCCTTCAGCGGCGTGATGATCCGCCCGCGGTTGGTGTAGTCCTCGGGGTTCGCGGTCGACACGAGCAGCACGTCCAGCGGCAGCCGCAGGGTGTACCCGCGGACCTGGATGTCACGCTCCTCCATCACGTTCAGCAGCGCGACCTGGATACGCTCGGCCAGGT encodes:
- a CDS encoding VWA domain-containing protein, which gives rise to MTAVPDGYSYGPWHDGPDPLAPPVDLRDALDEIGRDVMAGSSPRSALEEILRRGTRETAGLDDLTRRVWQRRSEIQRRHSLDGTLREVQQLLSDALTAERRELFPDPSDDARFREAQLDALPAGTAAAVRELGQYEWQSQEGREKFERIRELLGQELLDSRFQGMKQAMQNATPEDVERINEMLTDLNALLAAHAQGVTDIQDRFAEFMRRHGEFFPENPKNVEELIDVLAARAAAAQRMLNSMTDEQRRELAALSQQAFGDPRLAQQLSALDAQLQSLRPGEDWTSSARFRGNDPLGLGEGAQAMSDLAELDALAEQLAQSYPGARLEDIDLESLERQLGGEASVDARRLSELERELRRQGLFERAPDGSLRLSPKALRRLGETALAEVVNSLRGRTGDRDSESAGAAGEPTGASRPWRFGDMQPWDVSRTVRNAVLRTASTGGRRVRLDFDDVEVIETEHRARAAVALCVDTSWSMVQENRWLPMKRTALAVHQLISTRFRNDALQLITFGRYAMSVELPELVGLEGAWEQGTNAHHALLLAGQHLRRHPDAQPVVLMVTDGEPTAHLEPDGEAEFSYPPLPRTLAKTLSEVDRLAKLGASVTVFRLGDDPRLTAFVDLIARRSGGRVVAPDLDGLGAAVVGDYLRTRR
- a CDS encoding sigma 54-interacting transcriptional regulator is translated as MNRAPESLPRTAGELRSAGHLPKSVKTELHDNLLTALKSGEDPWPGIVGFGRTVLPQLERALLAGHDVVLLGERGQGKTRLLRTLAGLLDEWTPVIEGSELHEHPLAPITPASIRRAAELGDDLPVTWIHRDARYTEKLATPDTSVGDLIGDVDPVKVAEGRSLGDPETIHFGLVPRAHRGIVAINELPDLAERIQVALLNVMEERDIQVRGYTLRLPLDVLLVSTANPEDYTNRGRIITPLKDRFGAEIRTHYPLDVEAEVAVVRQEARLVAEVGEPLIEVLARFVRNLRESTVIDQRSGVSARFAVAAAETVAAAALRRSALTGEEPAVARPVDLDSVPSVLRGKIEFEPGEEGRETEHLVHLLRRAIAETSRRLFAGLDLRPLADAVADGHLVATGERVPGKDVLAALPELPVLHEVAQRAGVSATDSPGRIASAVELALESLYLARKLAKDSDDATTVYGP